A single region of the Candidatus Eisenbacteria bacterium genome encodes:
- a CDS encoding aminotransferase class IV: protein MRKSSRAAKRERFWLNGRFVSESGARVSVLDRGVLYGDALYEVVRFYRRKIFLLDEHLDRLFGEAKAIALPERFGREAIARAVRGLVARSEKPDGLVLLQWTRGEGPRRLAPPPGLRGTVFAVRLDLPMIPAALRRRGADVVTLPDERWLSTHLKSTNLLASVLARGRADEAGAHEAVLHRGRGPRARVTEATSSSFFLVKRGRLVTPAVRGLLPGITRSVVLAVAREEGIPIEERTVRLGEIREADEAFLTATSAEVLPIGRVNGASLRLPAPGPVTRRLGLAFARFRRRVLAKTPRIAPL from the coding sequence TTGAGAAAGTCCTCCCGCGCGGCGAAGCGCGAGCGGTTCTGGCTGAACGGGCGGTTCGTGAGCGAGTCGGGCGCACGAGTGTCCGTTCTCGACCGAGGAGTCCTCTACGGGGACGCGCTCTACGAGGTCGTCCGCTTCTACCGCCGCAAGATCTTTTTGCTCGACGAACATCTCGACCGTCTCTTCGGCGAGGCGAAGGCGATCGCCCTTCCGGAACGCTTCGGACGTGAAGCGATCGCGCGCGCGGTGCGCGGCCTCGTCGCGCGTTCGGAGAAACCGGACGGGCTCGTCCTGCTCCAGTGGACACGCGGGGAGGGGCCGCGGAGACTCGCGCCGCCCCCCGGTCTTCGCGGGACCGTCTTCGCGGTCCGGCTCGATCTCCCAATGATCCCCGCCGCGCTCCGCCGGCGCGGGGCGGATGTCGTCACCCTTCCGGACGAACGCTGGCTCTCAACGCACCTCAAGAGCACGAACCTTCTCGCCAGCGTTCTCGCAAGAGGAAGGGCGGACGAAGCGGGCGCGCACGAGGCGGTGCTTCATCGCGGGCGCGGTCCGCGCGCGCGGGTGACGGAAGCAACCTCCTCGTCTTTCTTTCTCGTGAAACGCGGACGGCTCGTCACGCCCGCGGTGCGGGGCCTTCTCCCCGGGATCACGAGGAGCGTCGTTCTCGCCGTCGCGCGGGAAGAGGGGATTCCGATCGAGGAGAGGACGGTCCGGCTCGGCGAGATCCGGGAGGCGGACGAGGCGTTCCTCACCGCCACCTCGGCGGAGGTTCTCCCGATCGGACGCGTGAACGGGGCGTCTCTTCGTCTTCCGGCGCCGGGTCCGGTCACGAGGAGGCTCGGCCTCGCCTTCGCCCGCTTCCGAAGGCGAGTCCTCGCGAAGACTCCGCGGATCGCGCCCTTGTAA
- the glgA gene encoding glycogen synthase GlgA — protein MHIVYVSSEVEPFAKTGGLADVAGALPPALARKGHQVTVILPYYGAVKKKSLPIRPANRTVRVPMGRSEETARIFESPMEGESRFLLVEHPEYYEAGEGLYGTPEGDYPNNAARFAFFSKAAAAIAEGIGEKVDIVHCNDWQTGLLPAYVARKRGSEGPLREARSVFTIHNLAYQGVFPPKDYAWTGLPEELYRPHGGLEFYGKVSFLKAGIVFADAITTVSRRYAEEIRTSEFGEGMEGVLAERADRVWGILNGIDTEVWNPATDPLIPARYSIDRLGGKRRCKSALQEECGLRVDPEVPLVGMITRLADQKGLDLVVDVLPRLRRVKFQLVLLGTGDERYHTIFRGLAKKMKGKVSVHLKFDDALAHRIEAGADLFLMPSRYEPCGLNQMYSLRYGTVPIVRATGGLADTVIDHNRDTVDAGTANGFRFEEATAEALGEALRRAFALFPKRRAWLRLVRTGMAADFSWERSAREYETLFKRLLAEPAPVSG, from the coding sequence ATGCATATTGTTTATGTGTCATCCGAAGTCGAGCCGTTCGCGAAGACCGGAGGTCTGGCCGATGTCGCCGGCGCTCTACCCCCCGCGCTTGCCCGGAAGGGGCACCAGGTGACGGTGATTCTCCCTTACTACGGCGCCGTGAAGAAGAAGTCCCTTCCGATCCGTCCCGCCAACCGAACCGTCCGCGTCCCGATGGGGCGGAGCGAGGAGACCGCGCGGATCTTCGAGTCGCCGATGGAGGGGGAGAGCCGCTTTCTGCTCGTGGAACATCCCGAGTACTACGAAGCCGGCGAGGGGCTTTATGGGACGCCGGAAGGCGATTATCCGAACAACGCCGCCCGCTTCGCTTTCTTCTCCAAGGCTGCGGCGGCGATCGCCGAGGGGATCGGGGAGAAGGTCGACATCGTCCATTGCAACGACTGGCAGACCGGGCTCCTTCCGGCATACGTCGCCCGGAAGCGCGGATCGGAAGGCCCGCTCCGCGAGGCCCGAAGCGTCTTCACGATTCATAATCTCGCGTATCAAGGAGTATTCCCTCCGAAGGACTATGCGTGGACCGGTCTTCCCGAGGAACTTTACCGCCCGCACGGCGGCCTGGAGTTCTACGGAAAGGTCAGCTTCCTCAAGGCGGGCATCGTGTTCGCCGACGCGATCACGACGGTGAGCCGCCGGTATGCAGAGGAGATCCGGACTTCGGAGTTCGGGGAGGGGATGGAGGGCGTGCTCGCCGAGCGCGCGGATCGTGTTTGGGGGATCCTGAACGGGATCGATACCGAAGTCTGGAATCCGGCGACGGACCCGCTCATCCCGGCGCGCTACTCGATCGACCGGCTCGGAGGAAAGCGGAGGTGCAAGAGCGCGCTCCAGGAAGAGTGCGGGCTTCGGGTCGATCCCGAAGTCCCCCTCGTCGGGATGATCACGCGGCTCGCCGACCAGAAGGGGCTCGATCTTGTCGTCGACGTTCTTCCTCGACTCCGGCGCGTGAAGTTCCAACTGGTTCTCCTTGGAACCGGCGACGAGAGGTACCACACGATCTTCCGCGGGCTCGCCAAGAAGATGAAGGGGAAGGTGAGCGTGCACCTCAAGTTCGACGATGCGCTCGCGCACCGGATTGAGGCGGGGGCCGATCTCTTCCTCATGCCCTCGCGCTATGAGCCGTGCGGGCTGAACCAGATGTACAGCCTCCGGTACGGGACCGTGCCGATCGTCCGCGCGACCGGAGGGCTCGCGGACACCGTGATCGACCACAACAGGGACACGGTCGATGCGGGGACCGCGAACGGCTTCCGCTTCGAAGAGGCGACGGCGGAAGCCCTCGGGGAGGCGCTTCGGCGCGCGTTCGCTCTCTTTCC